One genomic region from Ornithinimicrobium flavum encodes:
- a CDS encoding DUF6191 domain-containing protein, which translates to MSWDDLIELFNPGHKHLAEERDRKRIEAQLPGSEADDDPHAAGVDLERGIIFLPKAEEHAEDDSSQ; encoded by the coding sequence ATGAGCTGGGACGACCTGATCGAGTTGTTCAACCCGGGCCATAAGCACTTGGCCGAAGAGCGTGATCGGAAGCGGATCGAGGCTCAGCTTCCCGGTTCGGAGGCGGATGACGATCCTCATGCTGCTGGGGTCGATCTCGAGCGCGGGATCATCTTCTTGCCAAAGGCTGAAGAGCACGCCGAGGACGACTCCTCCCAGTAG
- a CDS encoding nucleotidyltransferase domain-containing protein, which yields MELSSQMTAAEVVQIVAWLDANGVVYQVNGGWGVDALVGRQTRPHQDLDVFIDDDQEAEFMAWLTSRGYRVTEDWRPVRVQLSSHSGQVDVHAMRLDPAGNGVQEGLDGEVYLHPSEQRVTGFIDGQAVVVASAERARELRSGYPPRAVDLHDLAVLDEL from the coding sequence ATGGAGCTCTCCTCCCAGATGACCGCCGCCGAGGTGGTGCAGATCGTGGCCTGGCTTGACGCCAATGGTGTGGTCTATCAGGTCAACGGCGGATGGGGTGTCGATGCGCTGGTGGGACGACAGACTCGCCCCCATCAAGATCTCGACGTGTTCATCGACGACGATCAGGAGGCCGAGTTCATGGCCTGGCTCACCTCCCGCGGCTATCGGGTCACCGAGGATTGGCGACCAGTCCGCGTGCAGCTATCGAGTCACTCAGGGCAAGTAGACGTCCACGCAATGCGCTTGGACCCGGCCGGCAACGGGGTTCAGGAAGGTCTGGACGGCGAGGTGTACCTCCACCCTTCTGAGCAGAGAGTCACGGGCTTCATAGACGGCCAAGCGGTCGTCGTGGCCAGCGCGGAGCGAGCCCGAGAGCTTCGAAGTGGCTATCCCCCGCGCGCCGTGGACCTCCACGACCTCGCTGTCCTCGACGAACTGTAG
- a CDS encoding heavy metal-responsive transcriptional regulator: MRIGELAEASGTTTKTLRFYEEAGLLPAPERTPSGYRDYAPQTLARLDFIRRSRTAGLTLAQIREVLDIRDTGVAPCQHVQDLLEARLGDLDRQIADLQALRHTVARLRDDAATVDPTNCDATTVCRYL, encoded by the coding sequence GTGCGGATCGGTGAGTTGGCCGAGGCCAGCGGCACCACGACCAAGACGCTGCGGTTCTACGAAGAAGCAGGGCTCCTGCCCGCACCCGAGCGCACCCCCAGCGGGTACCGGGACTACGCCCCGCAGACTCTGGCGCGCCTGGACTTCATCCGCCGCAGCCGCACCGCTGGGCTCACTCTGGCCCAGATCCGCGAGGTCCTCGACATCCGCGACACCGGCGTCGCGCCCTGCCAGCACGTGCAAGACCTGCTCGAGGCCCGCCTGGGCGACCTGGACCGCCAGATCGCCGACCTACAGGCGCTACGGCACACCGTCGCCCGCCTCCGCGACGATGCCGCCACGGTCGACCCCACCAACTGCGACGCCACGACCGTCTGCCGCTACCTGTGA
- a CDS encoding DUF2500 domain-containing protein, translating to MDPDVLFDPEVTPDPFAGPGDGLFSAVPVLMGIFFIIFVIVVVVKLVQAGQTYANNSALPERTVAARVVGKRTHTEGGAGDSAVQTAYFATFEVTGGDRIEVKIPQREYGQLAEGDQGQLTHQGTWYRGFERRRVIPTDGSWEAPGGPSLQPPSTT from the coding sequence ATGGATCCTGACGTGCTGTTCGATCCGGAGGTGACCCCCGACCCGTTTGCTGGACCTGGCGACGGGTTGTTCTCCGCTGTGCCGGTGCTCATGGGCATCTTCTTCATCATCTTCGTGATCGTGGTCGTCGTGAAGCTAGTTCAAGCCGGGCAGACCTACGCCAACAATTCCGCGTTGCCCGAGCGAACCGTCGCCGCGCGGGTGGTCGGAAAGCGGACCCACACCGAGGGCGGAGCGGGCGACAGTGCGGTGCAGACCGCATACTTCGCCACGTTCGAGGTCACGGGTGGTGATCGCATCGAGGTCAAGATCCCCCAACGCGAGTACGGCCAGCTTGCGGAAGGAGATCAGGGGCAACTCACCCATCAGGGCACGTGGTACCGGGGGTTCGAGCGCAGGCGCGTCATCCCCACGGACGGTTCGTGGGAAGCACCCGGCGGTCCCTCCCTGCAGCCGCCGAGCACGACCTGA
- a CDS encoding DUF1440 domain-containing protein, giving the protein MKLTRTLVDAGLSAVGGYLGTKAMEPVSMKLYDLEPAAARAREDAVRPGPPYRIAAQKLSTLAGLELSEKQLDRLSLVLHYGLAVQWAPLYPLLRRRTSIGPVAAGLVTGAAMSVVADELMTPAFGFSAPNLDYPLVTHARGVAAHLVFGLAVAAVFEIGWVLTRTRR; this is encoded by the coding sequence ATGAAGCTGACCCGGACCCTGGTCGACGCCGGCCTGTCCGCTGTTGGCGGCTACCTGGGGACCAAGGCCATGGAACCAGTGAGCATGAAGCTCTACGACCTGGAGCCCGCTGCTGCCCGCGCCCGAGAGGACGCGGTGCGTCCGGGCCCGCCCTACCGGATCGCCGCGCAGAAGCTGTCCACGCTGGCCGGCCTCGAGCTGAGCGAGAAGCAGCTGGACCGCCTCAGCCTGGTCTTGCACTACGGCCTGGCTGTCCAGTGGGCACCGCTGTACCCGCTGCTGCGCCGACGCACGAGCATCGGTCCGGTGGCCGCCGGGCTGGTTACCGGAGCAGCGATGAGCGTGGTCGCCGATGAACTGATGACCCCGGCGTTCGGGTTCTCGGCTCCCAACCTGGACTACCCGCTGGTCACCCACGCCCGCGGGGTGGCCGCGCACCTGGTGTTTGGCCTCGCCGTGGCGGCCGTCTTCGAGATCGGCTGGGTGCTGACCCGGACCAGGCGGTGA
- the merA gene encoding mercury(II) reductase yields the protein MGEDYDVDLAVIGSGGAAMSAAIAASQAGKSVVLIERGVLGGTCVNIGCVPSKTLLAAAGARHAALTNPFGGAPTSAGPVDLGTLVAQKDALIERLREAKYADVAAAYGFEVRPGQATFVDEDTLAVDGEVVRARAYLVATGSEPAVPDVAGLDSVDWLTSTTAMELTELPESLVVVGGGYVGMEQAQLFAHLGARVSVVGRLAPHAEPELTQGLRGVFADDGITVVEEHATAVATDAGPSAQGVVVSTASGAQVRGARLLLATGRVARTDGLDLAAAGVDVGERGFVVVDETQRTTNPRVYAAGDVSGAAQYVYVAAAGGRAAALNALADGGSAPAARVDYTGLPAVVFTRPQLASAGLTEEEALARGHECDCRVLDLSDVPRALVQHDTRGAVKLVADATTGKVLGVHALADGAGEIMLAATYAIKAGMTVDDLADTWAPYLTMAESLRIVAGLFRNQMPTSCCA from the coding sequence ATGGGTGAGGACTACGACGTCGATCTGGCCGTGATCGGCTCCGGGGGTGCGGCCATGTCCGCGGCTATCGCGGCCAGCCAGGCCGGCAAGAGCGTGGTGCTGATCGAGCGCGGCGTCCTCGGCGGCACGTGCGTGAACATCGGCTGTGTGCCGTCCAAGACGCTCCTGGCGGCCGCCGGAGCGCGGCACGCCGCGCTGACCAACCCCTTCGGAGGCGCTCCAACCTCCGCCGGGCCGGTGGATCTGGGCACCCTGGTGGCCCAGAAGGACGCCCTGATCGAGCGCCTGCGCGAGGCGAAGTACGCCGACGTGGCCGCCGCCTACGGCTTCGAGGTCCGCCCGGGCCAGGCCACCTTCGTGGACGAGGACACCCTGGCCGTCGACGGCGAGGTGGTGCGGGCCCGGGCCTACCTGGTGGCCACCGGCTCCGAACCCGCCGTCCCGGACGTGGCGGGCCTGGACTCCGTGGACTGGCTGACCTCGACCACGGCGATGGAGCTGACCGAGCTGCCCGAGTCCCTGGTCGTCGTCGGTGGTGGCTACGTCGGGATGGAGCAGGCCCAGCTGTTCGCCCACCTCGGCGCCCGGGTGTCGGTGGTCGGGCGTCTGGCGCCTCACGCCGAGCCGGAGCTCACCCAGGGGCTGCGCGGCGTCTTCGCCGACGACGGCATCACCGTGGTCGAGGAGCATGCCACCGCGGTGGCCACCGACGCCGGCCCTTCAGCACAGGGAGTCGTGGTGAGCACCGCCTCCGGCGCGCAGGTGCGCGGAGCACGGCTGTTGCTGGCCACCGGGCGCGTCGCGCGCACCGACGGGCTGGACCTGGCCGCTGCCGGGGTGGACGTGGGCGAGCGGGGCTTCGTCGTGGTCGACGAGACCCAGCGCACCACCAACCCGCGCGTCTACGCCGCCGGTGACGTCTCGGGGGCTGCCCAGTACGTCTACGTCGCCGCCGCCGGCGGTCGGGCCGCCGCGCTCAACGCCCTGGCCGACGGCGGCAGCGCCCCGGCAGCACGGGTGGACTACACCGGTTTGCCTGCCGTCGTGTTCACCCGCCCCCAGCTGGCCTCGGCGGGACTGACCGAGGAAGAGGCCCTCGCCCGCGGTCACGAGTGCGACTGCCGGGTCCTGGATCTGTCCGACGTCCCCCGGGCGCTGGTCCAGCACGACACCAGGGGCGCGGTGAAGCTCGTCGCCGACGCCACCACCGGCAAGGTCCTGGGCGTGCACGCACTGGCCGACGGCGCCGGGGAGATCATGCTGGCGGCCACCTACGCCATCAAGGCCGGCATGACCGTTGACGACCTGGCCGACACCTGGGCGCCGTACCTGACCATGGCCGAGAGCCTGCGCATCGTCGCCGGCCTCTTCCGCAACCAGATGCCGACGTCCTGCTGTGCCTGA
- a CDS encoding IS110 family transposase, whose protein sequence is MDEQESPRVVIGMDPHKRSVTIEVMTADESIVGGGRFPTDADGYGRLLAYARQWPERVWAVEGCAGIGKHVADRLVADGEDVVDVPAKMSARVRIFTTGQGRKTDVTDAHSIALVGVRMSGLRPVINDEQLEVLRMCVDRRRSLGEEHTRKVCQLHKLLLELIPGGAKTFLSAAQAKELLKKVRPTTAAGKVRKAHALELTADLATIYARTKAADKELKTLVEATGSSLLGLHGIGPSGAARLLVEVGDITRFPDRNHFASWTGTAPIDASSGEHVRHRLSRGGNRQINRVLHIMAIVQLRTRTTEGRAYYDRKKAAGKTSMEALRCLKRRLSDLVYKQMLNDLAGHTATGPGGHLGDDSDSSATGSQPDTGSSDKPLPGPATTEPRTTLPTAS, encoded by the coding sequence ATGGACGAGCAGGAGTCACCGCGGGTCGTGATCGGGATGGACCCGCACAAGCGCAGCGTCACGATCGAAGTCATGACCGCCGACGAGAGCATCGTCGGCGGGGGCCGGTTTCCCACCGACGCCGACGGGTACGGACGGCTGCTGGCCTACGCCCGCCAGTGGCCTGAGCGGGTCTGGGCGGTCGAGGGTTGCGCCGGCATCGGCAAGCACGTGGCCGACCGGCTGGTCGCCGACGGTGAGGACGTCGTGGACGTGCCGGCGAAGATGTCGGCGCGGGTGCGGATCTTCACCACCGGGCAGGGGCGTAAGACCGACGTCACCGACGCCCACTCCATCGCCCTGGTCGGGGTACGCATGTCCGGGCTGCGCCCGGTCATCAACGACGAGCAGCTGGAGGTGCTGCGGATGTGCGTGGACCGGCGCCGGTCCCTGGGCGAGGAGCACACCCGCAAGGTCTGCCAGCTGCACAAGCTCCTGCTCGAGCTCATCCCCGGCGGGGCCAAGACGTTCCTGTCCGCGGCCCAGGCCAAGGAGCTGCTCAAGAAGGTCCGCCCCACCACGGCGGCCGGTAAGGTCCGCAAGGCCCACGCCCTGGAGCTGACAGCTGACCTGGCCACGATCTACGCCCGAACCAAGGCTGCCGACAAGGAGCTGAAGACGCTGGTGGAGGCGACCGGGTCCTCGCTGCTCGGCCTGCACGGCATCGGACCCTCCGGCGCCGCCCGACTCCTAGTGGAGGTCGGCGACATCACCCGCTTCCCCGACCGCAACCACTTCGCGTCCTGGACCGGCACCGCCCCGATCGACGCCTCCTCCGGCGAGCACGTCCGTCACCGCCTCTCCCGGGGCGGGAACCGTCAGATCAACCGGGTGCTGCACATCATGGCCATCGTTCAGCTGCGCACCAGAACCACCGAGGGCCGGGCCTACTACGACCGGAAGAAAGCCGCCGGCAAGACGTCCATGGAAGCGCTGCGCTGCCTGAAACGACGCCTGTCCGACCTGGTGTACAAGCAGATGCTCAACGACCTTGCCGGGCACACGGCGACGGGCCCGGGAGGGCACCTGGGCGACGACTCTGACTCCAGCGCGACCGGCTCACAACCCGACACCGGCTCTTCGGACAAGCCACTTCCCGGACCCGCCACCACCGAGCCTAGAACGACACTCCCGACGGCGTCTTGA